TGCCGGCGTTCGAACCAGCAGTGTTGGAGCCCCGGGTACCGTCCCTGGGCTCCTTCGCATTTAACCGCGTTTAACCCGGCCGTTCCGCGGCTTCAGGGATTCTTGAGAGGAGGAGCCGGACGCCCGGTATTCTCCAGTTCGAGGTCAAACAGCTTCCGTTCCATCGAGTCGAGCCGGCGCTGGAGGGCCCGGTTCGCGTCCAGGCTCTGCTGCAGTTCGCGTGATGCGGCAACCGCCGGGGCCCGCTTGCTCTTGAGCACCATCCGAACAGTCTCGGTGAGCCCGAAGACAGCGATTCCGGCCAGAGGTATGAGTCCGTACCAGGGGATGTAGTCCATGGGGTGATCCTAGGCGGGAAGCCAGCCAAAAGCACGAGATGTGCCCGGCGTTTTCCCAGCGGTTGCCGGACACCGGAGGGTGCACTCAATCTTTGGTTAGCCGAGGACGTGCCGGGCCAGAAATGCGTTGCGGAACTTGCCCTCCGGATCCATGTTGTGAGCCAGATTCCGAAAGTCGGCAAAGCGCGGATACAGCTCCTGCAGCTGGGCTTGCTCCAGGGCGAACAGTTTGCCCCAGTGCGGCCGCGCCCGCAGCGGAGCAAGGGCGGCTTCCATGTGCGGAAGCAGCTCCTCGACGTCGGCCTGGCGCGGTTTCCAGGTGAAGTGGAAAGCCACCGTCTCCTGCCCGTAGCTGTTGCTCAGCCACAGGTCGTCACGGGCTATCGTCCGGATTTCGCAGACCTGGAGCAGGGGAGCGATCTTGGCCGACAAACCGCGCAGGACCCGGATGGCTTCAACGGCGGAGCTTCGCGGCACAAGGTACTCGCTTTGCAGCTCATCCCCGTTGCTGGGCGTGAAGGCCAGCCTGAAATGCGCCAGCCGGTCCGACCAGGAACCGGGAACACCCATCTGCTGGGAGCAGTTCACTGCGCTGATGCCCGGCAGCGGGTGCATCGGTTCTTCGGCAGCGGTTCCACCAAAAAACTCAGCGGCACCGGCGTAGGGCAGGTCCGTGTCGGTCCGGCTCTTGAGCCACACCTGGGATGCGGCCGGGCCGGTGAGCGAACTGAAGATGCTGACGCTGTACGCGGCGGACGTCACTGCGTCGAAGTTCTCCTCCACTGATGCCCACGGAACGTTCGTGAACACGTCCTGGCGCACTTCGTATGCCGGTTCAATGTCCAGGGTGATGCCGGTGAAGATGCCCAGGGCGCCGAGGGAGACCACCATGCCGTTGAAGTCGGGGGAGGAGCGGTCCGCCCGGACCAGGCTGCCGTCCGCCGTCACCAGCTCCAGCGCCGCCACGGCGGTGGCCAGGTTTCCGTTGCCGTTGCCGGAACCGTGGGTGGCGGTGGCGACGGCGCCGGCCACCGAAATGTGCGGCAGCGAGGCAAGGTTGTGCAGCGCGTACCCGTGCCGCACCAGGAAGGCGGCCAGGTCCCCGTAGCGGGTGCCTGCGCTCACCGTGACTGTGCGGGCCTGCTCATCGAGGACCGGCAGGCCTTCGAGCCTGTCCAGGTTCACCATGATGCCGGAGCTGTCGGCGATCCCGTTGAAGGAGTGCCTGGTGCCCACGGGACGGACGGCCGACGCCGCGGCAACCAGGACGCGCAGCTCGTCAACACTGGAAGGCTGGGCCATTTCCGCCGCGGAGTACCGCAGGTTTCCGGCCCAGTTGTATTCCTCAAGCACAGCAGACTCCCTCGGCAGCAGTTCCAGTGACCTTCATTTTTGTTCCAGTGACGGCCACGGGAACCCGGACGGTTTCAGGGGTCAGAAACCCTGTGCCAGCCGATAGTACGCCGAGTTCAGCTTCAGTTCATTGACGAAGGACTTGGTGGTGGTGGTTTCGTCGATCAGGGCCAGTTCCACCCCGGCGATCTGCGCAAAATCCTCCCACACCTCCCGGCCCAGCGCGGTGGACATCACCGTGTGGTGCGCACCGCCGGCGGAGAGCCAGCATTCCGCCGAGGTTTCCAGATCCGGGGCAGGCTTCCAGACAGCGCGGGCCACGGGGAGATTGGGCAGGTCCTGTTCGGGAACCACGTTCTCCACCAGGTTGGCAGTGAGCCGGAACCGTTCACGCATGTCGGCGAGGGAGACGACGACGGCGGGGCCCGGGTCCGCGGTGAACACCAGACGCACCGGGTCATCCTTGCCGCCGATGCCCAGCGGATGGATCTCCAGCGCGGGCTTGGAGGTGGTGAGCGAGGGACAGACTTCGAGCATGTGAGCGCCGAGGATGACTTCGCTGCCGGGGACCAAGTTGTAGGTGTAGTCCTCCATCAGGGACGCCCCGCCGGGCAGGCCCTCACCCATCACCTTGGCGATGCGGACCAGGACGGCGGTCTTCCAGTCGCCCTCGGCGCCGAACCCGTAACCGTCGGCCATCAGCCGCTGCACGGCCAGGCCAGGCAGCTGCTGCAGGCCGCCCAGGTCCTCGAAGTTGGTGGTGAAGGCGCCGAAGTTCCCGGCTTCCAGGAAGGAGCGCAGGCCCAGTTCCTGCCGGGCGCCGTAGCGCAGGGACTTGTGGCGGCCGCCGTCGCGCCTCAGCTCGGGAACGACGTCGTACAGCTCTTCATACTCGGCGACCAGCGCGTCCACTGCCTCCTCGCTGACCGCGTCCACGGCGTCGGTCAGCTCGTTCACCGACCAGGTGTTGACGGAGACCCCGAACTTCACCTCGGCCTCGGTCTTGTCACCCTCGGTGACGGCCACGTTGCGCATGTTGTCGCCGAAGCGTGCGAGCTTCAGGCTGCTGATCTCAAACCAGCCGGCTGCGGCGCGCGCCCAGGAATCGATCTTGGCCTGGACGCGGGGGCTGGAGACGTGCCCGACGACGGTCTTGCGGCTGATGCCCAGGCGGGACTGCATGTAGGCGAACTCCCGGTCGCCGTGCGCGGCCTGGTTCAGGTTCATGAAATCCATGTCGATGTCCGCCCACGGCAGCTCGACGTTGTGTTGGGTGTGCAGGTGCAGCAGCGGGCGCTGCAGCTTGGTCAGGCCGCGGATCCACATTTTGGCCGGTGAGAAGGTGTGCATCCAGGCAATCAGGCCGATGCAGGCCTCCGAGGAGTTGGCGGCTTGGATGGTCTCCAGGATTGCGTCGGAGTCCTTCAGCACCGGCTTGAAGACAATGCGGTACGGGATGGCGTTGGCGTCGTCGAGCTGGCGGGCGATGTCGCTGGCCTGCTCCCGAACCTGGGCCAGGGTGTCTTCGCCGTAGAGTCCCTGGCTGCCGGTGAGGAACCAGATTTCGCGGGTGGGGGTGGTGCTGATGGTCATGGAATCGTCCTTTGGAAACGGGCCTGGCGGGGGGCCGGGGAACAGGGGTGAAGCAGTTGAACAGGTCGGACACTGTGCAGTTACTTTTGGCCGTACACGTTCTGGTAGCGCGCGTACAGGTGATCGATGTCCGGCTGCGGGATGGGCAAAAGCTCGCCCAGCTGGCGGCTGATGTGCACGGTGCGCGCGACTTCCTCGCACAGGACGGCGGATTTCACCGCCGAGCGGGCATCCTTGCCGACGGTGAACACGCCGTGGTTCTGCATCAGGATGGCGGTGGAGCGGTGCCCGGACAGCACCTCGACAATGCCGCGGCCGATGGAGTCGTCACCGATCAGGGCGAACGGGCCCACGGGGATTTCCCCGCCGAATTCGTCGGCCATCATGGTCAGGACGCAGGGAATGGCCTCTCCCCGGGCGGCCCATGCGGTGGCGTAGGTCGAGTGCGTGTGCACAACGCCGTGGACCGCCGGCAGGTGCCGGTAGACATAGGCGTGGGCATCGGTGTCCGACGACGGTGACCCGCCGCCGTCGACCGCTTTGCCGTACAGGTCGGTGAGGACCATGCGCTCGGGGGTGAGCTCCTCGTAGGAGACACCGGAGGGCTTGATGACCATCAGGTCCTGGTCCGGAACCCGGGCGGAAACATTGCCGGCGGTCCAGACGACGAGTTCGTTGCGGGTCAGTTCGGCGTGCAGGTCGCTGACCTGGCGGCGGAGCCGGTCCACGGTGCCCAGGACATCGGAGGTCAGGGTCACAGCACAGGCTCCAGGGCTGCGGCAGATTCGTCCGGTCCGGTTTCCGCCGCTGCTATCGGCACGCCCGCCGCGGCCGCGCGCTGCATGCTCTTCAGCCGGTGCATGACCTCGTTGGCGCCGCGGCCGAAGTAGTCGTGCAGGGTCCGGTACTCGGCGAACAGGGCGTTGTAGGCGCTGACGTTTCCGGGGATGGGCTGGTAGACCCCGCGGCGGACGCGCCCCATGGCTGCTGCGGCCGTTCGGACGTCCGGGTAGGCTCCGGCGGCAACTGCGGCGTGGATCGCCGAGCCGAGGGCCGGGCCCTGTTCGGAATCGATGACCGAGAGCGGCAGGTTGATGACGTCGGCGTAGATCTGCATCAGCAGCGGATTCTTGAGCAGGCCGCCGGCCACCACGAATTCCGTGACCGGGACGCCGCTGGCGTTGAAGGCCTCGATGATGGTGCGGGTGCCGAAGGCCGTGGCTTCCAACAGCGCCCGGTACATGTCCTCGGGGCGGGTGGCCAGGGTCTGGCCGATGAAGATGCCGGAGAGTTCATGGTCCACGAGCACTGAGCGGTTGCCGCTGTGCCAGTCCAGTGCCACCAGGCCGTGTTCGCCGATGGCCTGGCGGGAGGCGAGTTCGGTGAGGTATTCGTGCACGCCGGTGCCGGCGTCGTCGGCCGCGCTGACGTAGCGGGGCGGAACGCAGTTGTTCACGAACCAGCCGAAGATGTCTCCGACCCCGCTCTGTCCGGCTTCGTAACCCCAGAGCCCCTCCACGATGCCGCCCTGGACGGCGCCGCACATCCCGGGAACCTCGTGGATTTCCTCGGCATTCATAACATGGCAGGTGGACGTGCCCATGATGGCAACCATCTGGCCCGGCTGCACGGCGTTGGCCGCCGGTGCGGTGACGTGAGCGTCCACGTTGCCCACGGCGACGGCGATGCCCTCGGGCAGGCCGGTCCATGCAGCGGCGCGGGCGGAGAGCGTGCCCGCGGGCGAGCCGAGCTGGCCGATGGTGTGTTCAAGCTTGTCAGTGACAAAGCCGGCGAAGCCGGGGTTCAGCGCCGCGAGGTAGTCCGCGGAGGGGTAGGCGCCGTCCTGGTAGATGCCCTTGTAGCCGGCGGTGCAGGCGTTGCGGACGTAGGCGCCGGTCAGCTGCCAGACGATCCAGTCCGCTGCTTCGACCCAGCGGTCCATGGCCGCGTAGATTTCGGGGTCTTCCTCGAGGATCTGCAGCGCCTTGGCGAATTCCCACTCCGAGGAGATCAGCCCGCCGTAGCGGCCCAGCCAGGTTTCTCCGCGCTCTGCGGCGAGGGTGCTGATCCGCACGGCCTGCGCCTGCGCGGCGTGGTGGCGCCAGAGTTTGACGTAGGCGTGCGGGCGGCCGGCGAACTCCGGCAGCTGGTTCAGGGGCGTTCCGTCTCCGGTGACGGGAACCATGGTGCAGGCGGTGAAGTCAGTGGCCAGGCCGATGACGGCGGCCGGGTTGATCCCGGCGCTCGCCACAGCTTCCGGAACGGCGTTGCTGAGGACATCAACGTAGTCCTGCGGAACCTGCAGCGCCCAGTCCGGCGGCAGCCGGACCTCCGATCCCGGAACGCTCTCGGTGATCACGGCGTGGGGGTACTCGTAAACCGCGGAGCCCAGTTCCGTCCCGTCGGCGACCCGCACCACCACAGCGCGCCCGGAGAGCGTGCCGTAATCCACTCCGATAACGTACTGCTCCTCCGGATGGGTACTGCTCATGGGGGCCTCCTGCTGCGGCGGGGCCGCGGAAATCGTCATTGATCTTGTTAGCGCTAACAATTAGATGTGAGGCGTGTCTCATTGTCAAGGTGAAGGGGCAGTGGGGCGCTCGACGGCAAGGGAGGTCCTGCGGCAATTAGCCGGAACGTCTTCCCTTGCCCACCCGGGGCATCAGGGATGTGGCCTCACTTCGGCGAGGAGGGTGCTCACTGCATTCAGCATTTGGGTGAATCCAGGCTGCTCGACGGGGAAGTGGCCGCAGCCTTCCAGCACGACAAGCGATTTCTCTGCTGCAACGCGGTTAAAGAAGGGCTGACTGACCTCCAGGGGAGTCCACCGATCGTTGCCGGGGTGGATCATCAGGACCGGCGTATCAGTGAACCGCTCCGGCTCAACAAGCGGCAGGGATTCGAGGAAGCTGCGCATCCATCCGAGAGGTACGCGTCCGCCTCCGCCGCTCTTGTCAGCAATGACTTCATCAACAAGTCCCTGGCCGTTGGCTACATGCCGCATGTCTGCAATCCATCGAATGGGCACACGCACGTTCGCGAGCGGGCCTGCTGCGACTGCCATTGCGGGGGCAGCCATGCTCGCCAGGGCCGGATGCCACGTCAGGCGTCGGCGCACGCCCGGGTCGCGCGGGTCAAGCAGGCAGGTGACGACCAAACGGGACGCCAGTCCTGTTGCTGCTGCCGCATCGTAGGCAAGCATGCCACCCATGCTTGCTCCCATCATGACAAGGGGGCGCTCATCGTCTTCTTTCCGCACCAGATCGACCAGAAGCTGCTGCCAGTCTCCGTACCGGACTCGTCCGAGCTGCCTCGTTGTTGTTTTGCCGTAGCCGGGAAGATCGGCAACCGTTACGTGAGCGCCCAGCTTCGAGAGGTGGGCGGCGTACGGCCACATTGCCGCACTATTGCCACCGGCGCCGTGGACAAGCAGCATCCGCACGGGAGCCTCTGGAGAGCCAATATGTTCGACGTGAACGTGGGAATCCCGCCACTTCCATGTGGAAGTCGATCGCAGAACCGCTTCACCGATCAGTGCGGGAATGTGCTTTTCGTAGCGGCGCTCATCTCGGAGTTCTGCGGGTAAATGACAGGCACGCACCTCACGCACCTCCTTAGTGCGGGGGAGCGGTGCTGCCCCGCACGATGAGCTCGGGTGAGGGTGGAGATCCGGGGCCGGAAGCACCCGACCCTGCGATCTGCTGCAGGAGCCGGTCAATGCAGTACCTGCCCATGGCGCGGAAGTCCTGGCGGATGGTCGTCAGCGGAGGCAGGAAGTATGCGGCTTCGGGCTGGTCGTCGAAACCGACAACGCTGATGTCCCCGGGCACGCTGATGCCCCGCTCGTGCAGTGCCCGCGTGAATCC
This genomic interval from Arthrobacter sp. zg-Y820 contains the following:
- a CDS encoding FAD-binding protein, coding for MAQPSSVDELRVLVAAASAVRPVGTRHSFNGIADSSGIMVNLDRLEGLPVLDEQARTVTVSAGTRYGDLAAFLVRHGYALHNLASLPHISVAGAVATATHGSGNGNGNLATAVAALELVTADGSLVRADRSSPDFNGMVVSLGALGIFTGITLDIEPAYEVRQDVFTNVPWASVEENFDAVTSAAYSVSIFSSLTGPAASQVWLKSRTDTDLPYAGAAEFFGGTAAEEPMHPLPGISAVNCSQQMGVPGSWSDRLAHFRLAFTPSNGDELQSEYLVPRSSAVEAIRVLRGLSAKIAPLLQVCEIRTIARDDLWLSNSYGQETVAFHFTWKPRQADVEELLPHMEAALAPLRARPHWGKLFALEQAQLQELYPRFADFRNLAHNMDPEGKFRNAFLARHVLG
- the araA gene encoding L-arabinose isomerase encodes the protein MTISTTPTREIWFLTGSQGLYGEDTLAQVREQASDIARQLDDANAIPYRIVFKPVLKDSDAILETIQAANSSEACIGLIAWMHTFSPAKMWIRGLTKLQRPLLHLHTQHNVELPWADIDMDFMNLNQAAHGDREFAYMQSRLGISRKTVVGHVSSPRVQAKIDSWARAAAGWFEISSLKLARFGDNMRNVAVTEGDKTEAEVKFGVSVNTWSVNELTDAVDAVSEEAVDALVAEYEELYDVVPELRRDGGRHKSLRYGARQELGLRSFLEAGNFGAFTTNFEDLGGLQQLPGLAVQRLMADGYGFGAEGDWKTAVLVRIAKVMGEGLPGGASLMEDYTYNLVPGSEVILGAHMLEVCPSLTTSKPALEIHPLGIGGKDDPVRLVFTADPGPAVVVSLADMRERFRLTANLVENVVPEQDLPNLPVARAVWKPAPDLETSAECWLSAGGAHHTVMSTALGREVWEDFAQIAGVELALIDETTTTKSFVNELKLNSAYYRLAQGF
- a CDS encoding L-ribulose-5-phosphate 4-epimerase, which encodes MTLTSDVLGTVDRLRRQVSDLHAELTRNELVVWTAGNVSARVPDQDLMVIKPSGVSYEELTPERMVLTDLYGKAVDGGGSPSSDTDAHAYVYRHLPAVHGVVHTHSTYATAWAARGEAIPCVLTMMADEFGGEIPVGPFALIGDDSIGRGIVEVLSGHRSTAILMQNHGVFTVGKDARSAVKSAVLCEEVARTVHISRQLGELLPIPQPDIDHLYARYQNVYGQK
- the araB gene encoding ribulokinase, with translation MSSTHPEEQYVIGVDYGTLSGRAVVVRVADGTELGSAVYEYPHAVITESVPGSEVRLPPDWALQVPQDYVDVLSNAVPEAVASAGINPAAVIGLATDFTACTMVPVTGDGTPLNQLPEFAGRPHAYVKLWRHHAAQAQAVRISTLAAERGETWLGRYGGLISSEWEFAKALQILEEDPEIYAAMDRWVEAADWIVWQLTGAYVRNACTAGYKGIYQDGAYPSADYLAALNPGFAGFVTDKLEHTIGQLGSPAGTLSARAAAWTGLPEGIAVAVGNVDAHVTAPAANAVQPGQMVAIMGTSTCHVMNAEEIHEVPGMCGAVQGGIVEGLWGYEAGQSGVGDIFGWFVNNCVPPRYVSAADDAGTGVHEYLTELASRQAIGEHGLVALDWHSGNRSVLVDHELSGIFIGQTLATRPEDMYRALLEATAFGTRTIIEAFNASGVPVTEFVVAGGLLKNPLLMQIYADVINLPLSVIDSEQGPALGSAIHAAVAAGAYPDVRTAAAAMGRVRRGVYQPIPGNVSAYNALFAEYRTLHDYFGRGANEVMHRLKSMQRAAAAGVPIAAAETGPDESAAALEPVL
- a CDS encoding alpha/beta hydrolase, with amino-acid sequence MREVRACHLPAELRDERRYEKHIPALIGEAVLRSTSTWKWRDSHVHVEHIGSPEAPVRMLLVHGAGGNSAAMWPYAAHLSKLGAHVTVADLPGYGKTTTRQLGRVRYGDWQQLLVDLVRKEDDERPLVMMGASMGGMLAYDAAAATGLASRLVVTCLLDPRDPGVRRRLTWHPALASMAAPAMAVAAGPLANVRVPIRWIADMRHVANGQGLVDEVIADKSGGGGRVPLGWMRSFLESLPLVEPERFTDTPVLMIHPGNDRWTPLEVSQPFFNRVAAEKSLVVLEGCGHFPVEQPGFTQMLNAVSTLLAEVRPHP